A window of the Gossypium hirsutum isolate 1008001.06 chromosome A03, Gossypium_hirsutum_v2.1, whole genome shotgun sequence genome harbors these coding sequences:
- the LOC107886248 gene encoding uncharacterized protein At4g00950, producing the protein MGSPPTPKLSLYSFPSMAKEPSGMITPPIHASVSIPFLWEEAPGRPRRSYRGSENETDTSNGSKPNVARCLELPPRLLAKAKFANMPPPTTVLDGPDACRPGSFRSLDNKWLDKFGSSRSRSFRKAGRVVQRSFDFSTSVVRVGDAGGSGTTEVKIARVRKKACFLNLSHARSHVLASIYESFKKVVPWRRGHEGS; encoded by the exons ATGGGGTCTCCTCCTACACCTAAGCTTTCTCTATATTCGTTTCCGAGTATGGCAAAAGAGCCGTCAGGGATGATAACACCGCCTATTCATGCCTCTGTTTCAATTCCATTCCTGTGGGAGGAAGCACCGGGCAGGCCTAGGCGGTCATATCGGGGTAGTGAGAACGAAACTGATACAAGCAATGGATCAAAGCCAAACGTTGCAAGATGCTTGGAACTGCCTCCGAGGTTGTTAGCTAAGGCTAAGTTTGCTAACATGCCACCTCCAACAACTGTGTTGGATGGTCCTGATGCGTGTCGGCCTGGGTCTTTTAGGAGCCTGGACAACAAGTGGCTGGATAAGTTTGGATCCAGTAGGTCGAGGAGCTTTAGAAAGGCTGGTCGAGTTGTTCAGAGAAGTTTTGACTTTTCAACTTCGGTTGTTCGCGTTGGCGATGCTGGTGGCAGTGGCACTACAGAGGTGAAGATAGCCAGGGTTAGGAAGAAAGCCTGTTTTCTGAATCTATCTCACGCTAGGTCACATGTCTTG GCAAGCATTTATGAAAGCTTTAAGAAAGTGGTCCCATGGAGACGAGGGCATGAAGGCTCCTGA